GTCGCTATCCGTGAAAGACAAGACCGCGATGTCGCCGGGCGTCTGGCCCAGGTCGATCGGCTCGGCGATGTCGTCGAGCGTCGCGCTGCTTGTCTGCAGGAGGTGCATCCGCGGGCCTTTCGGTTATCCGGCCAGGGCTTCTTGGCCAGCCCGTGACGTGTCACCGGTCAGAAACTTGGCGACCGCCTCGCGGTCGAGGCCCTTCAAGCCGATCACGACGACCTTGCCTTGGCGGTCCTCCGCCCGCTCCCAGGGACGGTCGAAATAGTGGTTCACGCGCGGCCCCACGGCCTGGATCAGCAGGCGCATCGGCTTGCCCGCCACGGCGGCGAAGCCCTTCACGCGCAGCACATCGTGCGCCTCGGCCAACTCGGCGATGCGCTGCGTGATGTCCGCGGCATCGGCGACCTCCGCGATCGGAACGACGAACGTGTCGAAATCGTCGTGGTCGTGATCCTCCTCGCTGTCGTGATGGGTCTTGCGGTTTTCAATATCGTCTTCCGCGCCGATACCGAGACCGAGGAGTGCGGTGGCATCGACCTTCCCTTCCGACACGGTCACCACGCCGATGCCGCGCGGAAGCGCAGCCGTCACCGACTGCATGGCGCGCTGGAGCCCGTCGGCATCGAGCAAATCGCGCTTGTTAAGGACGATCAGGTCGGCGCAGGCAATTTGATCCTCGAAAACCTCTTCGATGGGATCGTCGTGATCGAGCGCATCGTCCGCAGCGCGCTGCGCGGAGAGCGCTTCGATGTCGGCGGAGACTTGACCCTCGGCGAGAGCCGCGCCGTCGACGACCGCCACGACACCGTCAACGGTGACGCGGTTCTTGATGGCCGGCCAGTGGAAGGCTTGGACCAGGGGCTTCGGCAGCGCGAGGCCCGAGGTTTCGATCACGATGTGGTCGACCGGCGGCTCGGCCGCCAGGATCTCGTCGAGGGCCGGCACGAACTCGTCCGCGACCGTGCAGCACAGGCAGCCATTGGCGAGCTCGACGATATTTTCCTCGCTGCAGTTCTCGTCGCCGCAGCCTTTGAGGATCTCGCCATCGATACCCACATCGCCGAATTCGTTCACGATTACGGCCAGACGCCGCCCATTGGCGTTGGCGAGCACGTGGCGGATGAGCGTGGTTTTTCCCGAGCCGAGAAAGCCGGTCACGATCGTGCAGGGAACGCGGGCGACGGAATTCATTCAAAATCCTCCGGAATGGGGCCGAGTACGAGGGGTGGAACGCGCGCAACGAGGCCGCCCTTGAGGGCGTCGGGCCGGCCGCGCCAGGGCAGGAGACCGTCCTCTGCTTCTGCGAGCAGCATCGCGCCGTCGATGAGAGCGGCCGCATCGTCGGGGGTGCTCAGATCGCCGAAGACATAGGTCCAGCTGTCCTTCTTTCGCATTGCCGCGCTGAGCGAGCGCCGGCAATTGGCAAGGCATTCGACTTGGCGGACCGTTACGCGCGTTCCGCGCGCGGCCTCCGCTGTGGCCTCGGCGAGAAGCAGGCCCGCGCGGGGGGCATCGGCTGCGTCGTCCGGCTTGCGGCAGGTTACGCAGACATAGACCGTGGGGCCCTCCGGGATGGGGGCGGCGCTGTCCTTGGCGTCTAGGGGAGATGTCACCCTGATGATCCCTCGGCGATCCCAAGCGAAAGCCACAGCAGACAGGGTGCAATGCGGCCCAGATTCGGGCCGGAACGAGGACCAACCGTCGCAGAGGCACCCCGCCCGGCGAACGACTAGATCGACGACAGGTCTCCTGGCTTCGCGGGTCTCTCCCTTCGCCGCCTTCCCGGGTCAGTCCCAGTGGCAATGGCTCGGGCGCCCAAGACCGGTATCGAGACCGTTCGATGGGCTCACCGCTTACAGTTGCGGGGGCAGCCGCGGGTTTGGGATATCCCCATACCGCGTTCCCTGTTCGCTCGAAACGAGCAACCGTCGATCAGGCACATAAGGGCTTCCGGTGCGGGTTTGTCAATGCGTTGTATGGGTTTGTGATCTGCGGGCGCCACTCTCGGTCGTCAGGCCCGCCACCGAGGTTTCCCTCTTGCGACGGGCCCTTCAGGCTCTATAGTCGTTGCGCCGATGGTTCCCGCATGAGGCGGGACGCAAGAAGGGAACACGGTGAGGGAGTCTCCCGATTCCGTGGCTGCCCCCGCAACTGAAAGCGGAGAGCGCCCCTCGTCACGCCACTGGAGCGGTCGCTCCGGGAAGGTTGAGGGGATGCGCAGACCCGCGAAGCCAGGAAACCTGCCACGGCACAAACCTTGAACGGCGTCCTCGGGTGGAGGGCGCAAGGGGGGACCACATGACTCGTTCTTCGCTCCATCGCACCGCGCTTTTGGCGCTCGCCGCACTTATGCTCACCGCCGCGCCGGCCTCGGCGCACCACGTCATGGGCGGCGAAATGCCGTCCACGTTCGTCCAGGGCTTTCTTTCCGGTCTCGGCCACCCGGTGATCGGGCTCGACCATCTGGCGTTTCTCATTGCCGTTGGCGTCGCGGTCGGCGTCGGCGGTCTCAATCTCGGCCTGCCGGTCCTGTTCGTCGCGGCTTCGGCCGTCGGCGTCGGCATCCATGTCGTCGGGTTCCAGCTGCCTGGGGCCGAGCTTATCGTCGCGTCCTCGGTAGTGATCGTCGGCGCTCTCATCGCCGCCGGCCGCGCGTTGCCCCTCGCCGCCTGGGGCGCCTTGTTCGGCGCCGCCGGCCTGGCGCACGGCTATGCCTACGGCGAGTCGATCTTCGGCGCAGAGCCAACCCCGCTCTTGGCCTATCTGCTCGGCCTTGTGGTCATTCAAAGCGCGCTCAGCGTGGGCGTGGCCTTATTGTTCCGCATCCGCAATCTGTCCGTCTCGGCCGTGGCGCCGCGTCTGGCCGGTGCGGTTGTCGTCGGCATCGGCATCGCCGCGCTGCTCGGCCAGATCATCCCGGACGCATAGCGATCTGATGGCAGACAACAGCCTCGAGGACGAGGGGATTACCTTCGTCCTTGGGGGTGCCCGCTCGGGAAAAAGCCGTTTCGCCGAAAGCTTTGTCGCCAGTCTTCCTAGGCCCTGGGTCTATATTGCCACGGCCGAGGCCCATGACGACGAGATGAAGGCGCGGATCGCCGAGCACCAGGCCCGGCGCGAGGCCGGCTGGCAGACCTTGGAGGCGCCCCACGATCTGCATGACGCCATACGCGCGGCGCCGAAAGGGGCCATCGTCCTCGTGGACTGTTTGACCTTGTGGCTCTCAAATATCATGCACGGCCCTTTCGACGTCGGCCGCGCGATGGACCAGCTGGAGGACGCGTTGCACACCCGTGAGAGCGCCACCGTACTGGT
This genomic window from Methyloceanibacter caenitepidi contains:
- the cobU gene encoding bifunctional adenosylcobinamide kinase/adenosylcobinamide-phosphate guanylyltransferase — translated: MADNSLEDEGITFVLGGARSGKSRFAESFVASLPRPWVYIATAEAHDDEMKARIAEHQARREAGWQTLEAPHDLHDAIRAAPKGAIVLVDCLTLWLSNIMHGPFDVGRAMDQLEDALHTRESATVLVSNEVGMGLVPETPLGRAFRDAQGRLNQRIAAIASRVIFVVAGQPLIVKGST
- a CDS encoding HupE/UreJ family protein, whose product is MTRSSLHRTALLALAALMLTAAPASAHHVMGGEMPSTFVQGFLSGLGHPVIGLDHLAFLIAVGVAVGVGGLNLGLPVLFVAASAVGVGIHVVGFQLPGAELIVASSVVIVGALIAAGRALPLAAWGALFGAAGLAHGYAYGESIFGAEPTPLLAYLLGLVVIQSALSVGVALLFRIRNLSVSAVAPRLAGAVVVGIGIAALLGQIIPDA
- a CDS encoding DUF1636 family protein translates to MTSPLDAKDSAAPIPEGPTVYVCVTCRKPDDAADAPRAGLLLAEATAEAARGTRVTVRQVECLANCRRSLSAAMRKKDSWTYVFGDLSTPDDAAALIDGAMLLAEAEDGLLPWRGRPDALKGGLVARVPPLVLGPIPEDFE
- the cobW gene encoding cobalamin biosynthesis protein CobW, with translation MNSVARVPCTIVTGFLGSGKTTLIRHVLANANGRRLAVIVNEFGDVGIDGEILKGCGDENCSEENIVELANGCLCCTVADEFVPALDEILAAEPPVDHIVIETSGLALPKPLVQAFHWPAIKNRVTVDGVVAVVDGAALAEGQVSADIEALSAQRAADDALDHDDPIEEVFEDQIACADLIVLNKRDLLDADGLQRAMQSVTAALPRGIGVVTVSEGKVDATALLGLGIGAEDDIENRKTHHDSEEDHDHDDFDTFVVPIAEVADAADITQRIAELAEAHDVLRVKGFAAVAGKPMRLLIQAVGPRVNHYFDRPWERAEDRQGKVVVIGLKGLDREAVAKFLTGDTSRAGQEALAG